The Rhinoderma darwinii isolate aRhiDar2 chromosome 9, aRhiDar2.hap1, whole genome shotgun sequence sequence CCATACACTGTTCTTGCCCAGGGCCCTTAGCTGTCTGTGTCCGCTACTGATTTATACTTCAGTTATGCTTGCTGGTCTGTAACTGTGAATGgtattatagtgttattttaAAGATAATCCCACAGATTACCAGCCCTTGCTACTGTTGGAATATCTGGATGTATTCTGTCATGTAGATATCATTGGACTTGAATATCCCAAATGTCCACTATTTATCCTCCTAAAGGCCGAATCCACTTTCTAAATCAAGTATCACCTTTTGATTTGGATATCACCTAACAGCTCCGACTGGAAAATGATTTGTATCCTAAGAGGACATACAAGTCCGATCCAATTAGGAGCCCCGTTGGTCACGTGACCATAGGTCTAGGTCCTATTTTCATGTCTCTTAACATAGAAGACTTGGATTGGGTTACAGTGTGCTAATCTATTTAATGCCCCCTGGGATGTACCTTCTTATGTttcacagtgtgtatatatatatatatatatatatatatatatatatatatatatatatgtatgtatagatatatatatatgtatatatatctatatatgtatagatatatatatttaattaaaaataaaagaagcaaCATTATGTAACCCTATTATGCTGTAAGACCCATGGCTTTTCAGAATGTATTGTTATTCTAAAAGTGACATCATAAGATTTGATGATAgtcgaaaaaaattatatttagtaATTTTCTTTTGGCTCCCACAGGGTTTGTCACCCATCTTTCCTATATTCCTAATTGCCAACTTTGCCGTGTTATGTATTGTTGCATGCCCAGCTTCTAAGTCTCTGCCATTCTGGATTCTAGGAAAgatagcagccatattggttgtcaccaggCATTCTTTAAAACAACTAAGAAATGACTGAATAAAATATTTAGTATCTCGATAGATGAGGGCAACGCCAGGCTTCCTTTCCTGACAGCTACATCGGCAATATCTAACCAATATCTGAGCCACATTGGATAGAATCATGTACGGGAAatattcctggaaatgtatgtgaCGTCAGAGTGGGAGGTCTACCAATATATTGCTGCCATTTAGTTATTTCTAACATACTGGTTGTACTTTGCTTAGTATCCAGTACTAAGTGTTCATTGATGTCCCAACTCTATAAAAACACTATAGATACATGAGACCCATAGTTTCCACGTGTTCCCTAACTGTACAGCTTTGGTGCATTGGCTGTTACAATATGGTTTCTACAGTATAGCAACTAGCGGCTGTTATCTTCTTGACACATTTTTTCTCAATCGAAAAAATGTGTGTGTTATagatttccactcagatgtcaatTGCCAGGTACACAAAGGGTAgaaaagacttaaaggggttgtccagtttgaaCAACCCTCAATATTTATCTCATCACTGGGAGCCCCACTGATCGGGAGAACAGGGGTGCCTGACCCCGTTTGacagcagtgaggaggacatttaaTGGAACGGCTGTCAAGGATGCGTGCTGCtgcttcattcaaagtctatggtaaTGACGGAAACAcctgtgctcggctgtttccatcagtcccatagagatTCAATGAAGCAGCGGGCACATGCTCGACCCCCGCACCATTCAATTTCCTCCTCATTGTGATTGATAGATGATAATTAAAAAACGTAATAATTAAACAAAATAgaacagcagccaatcagattccagctctcattcTTCAGATGCCCttgggaaaatgaaagcagcagcctgattggttgttatgggcaactaaTCCACACTTCCCTTAcactattattttttaataaatctccgcaaatgttttttttttattgcagcataataGCAAACATTTTCTAACAATCTGGGATGTATTCAACCATATTTCATTAACCATTATTGTCTCATTAAAAAacacatataataaataaaacatacaCGGTATTACATATACGTCTgtattttatttataaagcataaaaaaattggtaaaaaagACCCACTGTGATTGGGTGACTTGGACATCATGTgactgttttttttcctttgcggAGTCAGTCAGACGACTGTATActgatgtgtgctgtatattgtaGATGTTGTGCCTAAGTCCAGTTTGTACCTGCAAATATGGACCCAATTATCACTTGTTGGCTTTTACGCTATTGCACCAAATCAGAGAGTAGGAAATTTAATACCGCGGAAAGCTAAAGCAGCACATAAAAAAGTGGATTAAGAAAAATGAGATCTGAAGCTACTAGATCAAGTGTTGACTGTCAGCTGGCCAAGAGATAAGACAATGATGAGGATCCTTGCAATGTTTGTATGAATTAGGGCTCGGCAGTCCTGAATTGGGACTTCAGCTATACACACAATGGTTGGTGAAGCTAGTTCTCCAGAGTGGAGCTGTGTTGTGGCTTATAGCAATTTAATACAAAGATCCAAAAAAGAAACACAGGGCGAAAGCTCAAAGGGTGGAGTTGATGCCTCCGGGTTGAGAGAAGGAAGCAGGACTCCATGTTCCAGCATTAGACAGATGGGTTTTTTGCATGATCTATGTATTATCCTTTCATGTTTCAATACAGAGTTCTAGAAGAGAATTAGAAAGAAAAATGTTATCTAACGTTCACATCGAATGATTATTACTGATTCATGCAATTTCATCATTAAAGAGGCGCTCTAGGCAACACTGATACAaagcctgagggggcggtgcatgacacagggattctaccTATTTGGTCTTTAgagccctgtgtcatgcaccgccccctcagttCCTGCACTAGCCATAACATGGCAAGTCAGTTTTGCCTGTATCGTTCCTTTAACACGAACAATCTTAAAACATACTGGCACATAATAcctattatatatactgtacatgataTTATTTATATTTCTTCAAACCCTTTATGACTAGGTGCCAGGGCAAATTACAGCATGAATATAAGAAATAAAGGAAAGATCCTGTTGTTAGATGCTTGCGGTGCTCACACGGGTCGTATTCACTGCAGAAAACTCTGCAGCAAATTTGACCAAGATTCCTGAGGGAATTCCGGCAGAaagtctgcaccaaattgtgtttgATTTAGTACAGATTTTTGGCCAGATTTTCTGCTGTGTAGAAGAGGAGGGGATTATAAAAAAGATCATTCTCACCTCCTCTGGCGCTCCCGTAATGACACGTCCCTGCTCTCATTGGCTGGTCTCTCTTGagccggcctcctcggatgatgTCTTgttccatgtgatgctgcagcctgtgattggctgcagcggtcatatgggacaCACCATCATCCAATGAGGCAAGCCAGTGAGAGTAGGAGCATGTCGCTACGGGAGCGCCAGGGGAGGTGATAAtggacttttttatattttaaagtgtaaatattgttttcattttccaGTTGCAGTTTTTGCTGCGGAGATGCaacttttgttgcagtttttcacTTCTGCATTGCACTTAAtggggaaaatttgcaaaaaatgcgCAACTATtcggcagcataaattgacatgctgcggattaaaaaataaTCTTTATGGCCAGCTTTTAGTATCAACCTTGAAGTTGAAGCTATTCCGATGGTACATTGGCATGTTACAGACATAAAAATATTATCTTGTTCTATTTTCTGTAAATTACTATTGTTATGGCATCTTGCAGATGTATTGGATGGAGACAAAAGAAAcagaaactttatttttttttccaccaggTTCCATCATGTTGCTTACTGTGACCCCGCTAGAAAATCCAGGCCCTCCTTCCCCTGTTCCTCCACCAACTCCCCCAAAGCCCCGTAAAGACAATGCAAAGCTTCAACGCCTTCTACGGAAAGCTGCAAAGAGAAGTGGGGTACAAGCCTCTCCAACACTGTCAACTAAATCCTTCCGTTCAACTCTCTCTCCTGTCAGTGAAGCGGATTTGGAAATTATCGAATCAGCCGTTCCCCAGAGGAACAAAAAGCCTCTTTCCATTAATCTGCCCCCACGATTTCAGTTCAAGGCAGTAACCCATCGTGTGCCTTCTCCATACCCCAAACAGAAGTTCACCTTCACTGTAAGTGAGCAGCAAAGTCTCAGCCATTATCTGAGTCCAAGCCCGGTTCCTGATACGCCATCACTTCAACCTTTTAGAGCTAGCTCCCCTAATACTCTGTTCCTATATCCACAAGGAGGTAACACCCCTGATCGTTTATCACCAAGGGTCATTGTTAATAGTAGTCCAAGACCTTGCACACCCCAAGCTATGGAAACATCTTCAAAACAACCATTTGTGCCTCACCTTCAGACTTTAACGCCCCCAGCTATAATTGTACATGAGACAAGTGGAAACAACACAGGACCTCTTTCCCCAAATAAAGATGAGGCTATGAACGAAACACAAAATGATGGATGTTCCACACCAAAGTTTGAGGACACAAATTTATCAAAGGGTCCTAGCTGTCCCAGATCTATACCTGATCAGCAGGAGTTCACAATCAAACCCAATGGTTGTAGCTCTAGTTCAGAAAATGAACCAATGCAGCACGTATCTACATCCACAACTTCCGAGATGACAGATAAAAAAGAGATGATACAGGATTTTTCCATGGTTGTGGAGATTCCACACAGTATGATAACTAATAAAACTGGCACAAATATTGTAAATCAGACCATTACTACAGTCAACTCCACAAATGAGTCTAACGGACAGTCTAAAGTTATAATTACAACTCCTCCTGTTGAAGTCATAATTTCTCCAAAAACGATTGGAACTACCCATGTAACCTCAAGTCCAGGCAACTTAACTAATTCAGAAATGGTTTCCAAGTCAGAGGAGTTAACCATCTTAAAACCCCCTGAGAGACCTAAGCCACCTAGGAAGAAGCCAGGCGGAGGATGGGCAAGACTGGTCAAGCACCTTGTGGTTGAGCCAGAAGAGCCTAAATTTCCTGAAACACAACAAGCAGAGAACAAAACTGAGAAATCAGTAGGGGAGAAAAGGGACACTACTGAAGGGACTCAACAAAGCAAAGCAAATCGTGCTAACAAGATGTGGGATGCTTTAATCTACCATATGGCTACAGCAAACAAGGAGCAAGAGAATCCTGGGCAAACGGCTCCCACACCACTTCCTTTTTTCCGCTGCCGTTTGCCCCTTCTCCTGCACAGGCCTCGGTTTGATGCCAGAAAGCTAAAAGAAGCGGCATCACGGCCCCTACGTAGAGTGACGGCTTTCTTCCATAGGAGAGCGGCCGAGAAAGCAACGTCAAGTAGTTTCAACAGGACCGCATCCGGGTGGAGCATTCGAGGGGAGGATGCTGAACAGCAGATAGAGGATGAGAAGAAAGAAATCGATGGTGATATGAAACCGTGAGGGAAGATCACCCTTAACCATCTGCATGCACAACATCCTCTACATAAAGTTTGTTCTATCTAAGCTCTTTTGTATTTCTGTACTATTTTGTGTTATGTTAATTCTGTGACTGTATATTGGTTGTACCATAATTTATACTCTTTATATTAACAGTTTTTTCTCTGGCATGGCAGGTTCTACTAAAAATATTAATGATGGGTACAGTACAAAAAGATAACTGTAAGAAGGTGTAAAAGTGCACATCAGCCAGTAGGGAGCAACAGCCTGGACTTCGGTccatgttttagtttttttacatgAAAGGCCTATGATGAAAGAAGTAAGCAAAAGAAAATCAGAGCTGTGTGCATGGAGCCGATACGGCAGGGAACAGAGGCTGTACGGCTCCATAGCACAGAGACTGTACTGCCGTCCAGGCTCGGTTGGGTGCCATATATACggagctattctcccctagaagcaatacaTTCACAGGATAATACCTctaaatatatacagcatctgatggagcatgccacacgtATGAAATCGgaggaatatggaggtacagtaacgGCCCCATGCACTACAATGGGAgccctattatggctctgtacaaaacAAAGCTGTAATGTGCCGATGTGTAtgaggcattaaaggggttgtcccaagattaaaatgTTATCCCCCaaccacaggatagatgataacaCGCTGACCAATGggtgtccgaccactgggacccccatcgatcaccagaacgggggtcccagtcctccgaatgaatggagcggcaggtctcGCATGCATTAATTCTCTATCGCACCGCTGGAGATAGCAGAGTACAGTGcttggctatctccggcagtcccatagacagtgaatggagcggcagtgcgcatgagcaacctgccactccattcatttggaggaaCAGGAGCCATGTTCTGGTgaacgctgggggtcccagtgatcggACCCCaatcgatcagcatgttatcaccgatCCTATGGTTagaggataacatttaatcttgggacaacccctttaaggcggcctacacattagattaaaggggttttcccatgaaggacatttgtgacatatccacataacctatctctagaacggggctccctaatccccgttctagctttttgtgctcatgctgactcccggccacttcctgattacatagtCGGAACATGGCCGGGAGctataaacagcgtaactcgcagttacggaagcagtgtagcatgctgacatttatgacatatcctgtggatatgtcataaattaccttaataggaaaacccctttaacgttgACCAAACCTGCCAGGATCTGCCAACCATCTGATGTGTTCGGGGGCCTCCTAAGTCTCCCCTGATGGCAGATATCAGGGGAGAGAAGGATCTGGTAGTTAGATCTCAACATGCCTAATTTTTTTGTTCTTATGGGAGATAAGCCGCCACCAGAGCTGTCTGGCACCGGCTTACTGCCCTCTCCCCATTCAGAATATATGTACGCTCGGACAACAATTTTAACCTTAAACGGAAGTAAAGATCTGACGTCATCAGTGTGCCTCATGCTTCATTCTCACCACTGGTTTTAATTGAAGAGATAAGCTTCTtgtaaatacagtgaaggaaataagtatttgataccttgctgattttgtaagtttgcccactgtcaaagacatgaacagtctagaatttttaggctagtttaattttaccagtgagagatagattgtataaaaaaaataaaagaaaatcacattgtcaaaattatatatatttatttgcattgtgcacagagaaataagtatttgatccctttggcaaacaagacttaatacttggtggcaaaacccttgttggcaagcacagcagtcagacgttttttgtagttgatgatgaggtttgcacacatgttagatggatttTTGGCcctctcctctttgcagatcatctgtaaatcattaagatttcgaggctgtcgcttggcaactcggatcttgagctccctccataagttttcgatgggattaaggtctggagactggctaggccactccatgaccttaatgtgcttctttttgagccactcctttgttgccttggctgtatgtttcgggtcattgtcgtgctggaagacccagccacgagccatttttaatgtcctggtggagggaaggaggttgtcactcaggatttgatggtacatggctccatccattctcccattgatgcggtgaagtagtcctgtgcccttagcagagaaacacccccaaaacataatgtttccacctccatgcttgacagtggggacggtgttctttgggtcataggcagcatttctcttcctccaaacacggcgagttgagttaatgccaaagagctcaattttagtctcatctgaccacagcaccttctcccaatcactctcagaatcatccagatgttcatttgcaagcttcagacgggcctgtatatgtgccttcttgagcagggggaccttgcaggcactgcaggattttaatccattaggcgtaatgtgttaccaatggttttcttggtgactgtggtcccagcggcCTTGAAATCAttgacaagttccccctgtgtagttttcggctgagctctcaccttcctcaggatcaaggataccccacgaggtgagattttgcatggagccccagatcgatgtcgattgatagtcattttgtatgtcttccattttcttactattgcaccaacagttgtctccttctcacccagcgtcttacttatggttttgtagcccattccagccttgtgcaggtctatgatcttgtcccggacatccttagaaagctctttggtcttgcccatgttatagaggttagagtcagactgattaattgagtctgtggacaggagtcttttatacaggtgaccatttaggacagctgtctttaatgcaggcaccaagttgatttggagcgtgtaactggtctggaggaggcttaactcttaatggttggtaggggatcaaatacttatttctctgtgcacaatgcaaataaatatatataatttttactatgtgattttctgtattttttttaatataatctatctctcactggtaaaattaacctagcctaaaaattctagactgttcatgtctttgacagtgggcaaacttacaaaatcagcaagggatcaaatacttatttccttcactgtatgtgttgcCCCCTATAGATGCATGTTCTTATCTTTACTAAACCAATGAACTTAAAGGAACATGTTTTCTGTTCTTTTCAAACGAAAGCTTCCATGGTGGAAAACTTCAGCTGTGTGCCATCAGCAACTAAAATGCTGAAGTTTGCCCATTTTTTGAATGTGTTGGAAGGATAAATTATTAGATTGAAAAGAGGAACGAGAGTCAAGAGGatgagtaaggctatgttcacacgaaagATTTTTCATGGGGAAAAATCTGGCGTGAAAATGGCAAGAAACCGCAACAGAAATCCAAAGCTGACCCTCGGAGTTCTGCCATGGTTTTGCAGTAAAAACTGCGGTGTTTCCGCTTGAAGTTTAAAAGCCCTATTCAATGGGTCTAATCTGCCAGAGGTTACCCGATTCAGAAACCgtgtcaagaagtgacatgtcattttttttcgtACTTCTGCCCGCTCAAAATCCCACATCCCCCCCCTCGCCGTATGAACAACAGGGCGGTTTCCCATTGAAGACAATAGAAGGCTTGTTATAAGCGCCtgccgtgtgaacaaggtctgAGAGTTATAAGGAAAGAATGAAGAGAAAGATGCATAGAAGGAGTTTTTAGATTACCTCATCAAGGTTCCTCCATCCTGACCTTCTCATATTTTCCATGTCCAGTTGGAACAAATTTGTATTTTGGCGTCATACTCTATGGGAAAGACCATGTCAAAGGTCAGTCTGGGAGTAAATGTTCTGTTCTTTAACATTTTAAAATAGTATCCTTCAGTGGCTATATAATCATAGTCTAATTCCTGACTtgacttttttttgtaaaatgataGCAATTTATTGCGTTTAAAATACCGGATGATTGAAAAGTCTCCATACATAGGAGTCTCCATACATTCTAGGCCTTATCATTTCCAAGTTCCTACATTGGTCACTGTGGTCCTGTGAAGTAGCCTTTGAAACAAGGGCgtatgtaccatagaggcaggACATGCAGCTGCTAAAGggttgatctgtgggggtccgactctcggctcccctggtgatcagctgtttgaaggttcTGCGGTGCCTTTGCACCATTTAAACAATGAGGAGGTTGTGGTGCTCGTACGAGTGACGCGGCcctttcaaacagctgatcgacgggggtGCTGAGAGTCGAACCCCCACTCATCTAATATTGAAGGCTTATCCTGAAgatagtcataattttttttttttaaacctggataacccttttaagttCCTCAGTCCACTCAATATGGAAAGGAAAAGACAATTATGCTATTAACACTAGTCGGGTTAGCTCATGTTCTCCACTGATGGGAAGAGATGTATCTGTGAGTGAATTCAAAGGAATATCAAGCATTTAATGCATATGTTTTGTAAATGAAGTCTAAGTTTGTGAAAGAAGTGACCATTTTCTCTATGTATGGAGACTTTTAAatccctaataataataataataaatgttatGAATAGTTgctaaataataaaacattatttaatAAAACTTCTTCAGCTTAAGTCCAAATATATCACAGATAAGTATAAAATTGTAAAGaccacatacagtatacaaatgTCCAGACATTTACTGGTctttattaggcttcgttcacatctgcgttgttgcATCCGTTCTAATGGATccgttcaaataaaaataaaaaactacagactgaggctctgttcacatctccgtttgggtcccgttctgacgttccgtcggaggtttccgtcagaacgggaccctgagcagatacagatgaaaccagaggtttccgtctccatcaccattgatgtctCCGTTTGTTCACCGGATCAgtcgttttgctggaagcaatagaaaagcaatagcgtagtcgactacgctattgctttcgGCAAAACGACtagtccggtgcacaaaagaggcaaacggaaaccatgggcaccgtctccgtcactattgaaatcaatggtgacggagacggaaacctctggtttccgtcggtgtcagtttgtgtctgctcagggtcttgttctgacggaaacctctgacggaacgtcagaacgggaccccaacgcagatgtgaacagagcctgactgAATGCAACGGAAGTTAAGGgctggttcacatcagcgttcgctttccgttccgaggttccgtcagaggtttccgtcgtggaaccccgcaacggaaagtcaaacggaaaccacagcttccgtttgcataaccattgatatcaatggtgacagagacattgccaatggtttacgtttgtcaccgttccggcaggtttccgttttttcgacggaatcaatagcgcagttgactgatgCGAATGGTAACAATTTCTGTACATCACTGTAGAAtattttggcgctatataagcaacgaaAAGAAATACATTCATGGAAACtagttcaaagaaaatgtaagggtatgtgcacacacgaaaataaaaaacttctgaaaatacggagctgttttcaagggaaaacagctcctgattttcagacgttttttaatcaaagttgcATTTTTCGACGTTTTggagtgtttttctatagagtctatgagaaacggcaccaaaaacagctgaagaagtgacatgcacgtctttttcgcagccgtttttttatgggCCCATATTGAAAAAtggacgcgtaaaaaacgccccgtcggaacagaacgccgtttttcccattgaaatcaatgggcagatgtttcgaagcgttctgcttccgatttttcagccatttttcgggacgtt is a genomic window containing:
- the PRR33 gene encoding proline-rich protein 33; the protein is MLLTVTPLENPGPPSPVPPPTPPKPRKDNAKLQRLLRKAAKRSGVQASPTLSTKSFRSTLSPVSEADLEIIESAVPQRNKKPLSINLPPRFQFKAVTHRVPSPYPKQKFTFTVSEQQSLSHYLSPSPVPDTPSLQPFRASSPNTLFLYPQGGNTPDRLSPRVIVNSSPRPCTPQAMETSSKQPFVPHLQTLTPPAIIVHETSGNNTGPLSPNKDEAMNETQNDGCSTPKFEDTNLSKGPSCPRSIPDQQEFTIKPNGCSSSSENEPMQHVSTSTTSEMTDKKEMIQDFSMVVEIPHSMITNKTGTNIVNQTITTVNSTNESNGQSKVIITTPPVEVIISPKTIGTTHVTSSPGNLTNSEMVSKSEELTILKPPERPKPPRKKPGGGWARLVKHLVVEPEEPKFPETQQAENKTEKSVGEKRDTTEGTQQSKANRANKMWDALIYHMATANKEQENPGQTAPTPLPFFRCRLPLLLHRPRFDARKLKEAASRPLRRVTAFFHRRAAEKATSSSFNRTASGWSIRGEDAEQQIEDEKKEIDGDMKP